Proteins co-encoded in one Spirosoma endbachense genomic window:
- a CDS encoding dioxygenase family protein encodes MKTNWLIRLSQTLGWKKNRTQIFMMMMIPIDKIILNHNYYKNLPSINVYCKLLLLLILTLPAFGQSPKVGGPCEGCEAIHETSVPFDKLDSFLKMPDATWEGKKPLGINGIVYKADGKTPAPGVILYIYHTDETGHYTAKTDAKGWEKRHGSIRGWMRTNDKGEYKFVTLRPAPYPGRTDPAHIHITLKEPGINEYYIDEYLFDDDPLLTAEKRQKLENRGGSGILKLKDVGNMFKASRHIILGKNIPNYPINQ; translated from the coding sequence ATGAAAACAAACTGGTTAATTCGGCTTTCCCAGACTCTTGGCTGGAAGAAGAATCGAACGCAAATTTTTATGATGATGATGATTCCTATTGATAAAATCATACTAAATCATAACTATTATAAAAATCTGCCTTCGATCAATGTTTACTGCAAACTCCTGCTGCTGCTCATACTTACGTTGCCCGCATTCGGGCAGAGTCCAAAAGTAGGCGGCCCCTGCGAAGGCTGTGAAGCGATTCATGAGACTTCGGTTCCATTCGACAAACTGGATAGCTTCCTGAAGATGCCCGATGCTACCTGGGAAGGCAAAAAACCGTTGGGCATCAATGGCATTGTGTATAAGGCAGATGGCAAAACGCCAGCTCCGGGTGTCATTTTATACATCTATCATACCGACGAAACTGGTCATTATACCGCGAAAACAGACGCTAAAGGCTGGGAGAAACGGCACGGGTCCATACGCGGCTGGATGCGTACCAATGATAAAGGCGAATACAAGTTTGTTACGCTCCGTCCGGCCCCGTACCCCGGTCGTACGGATCCGGCTCATATTCACATCACCCTAAAAGAGCCGGGAATCAATGAATACTACATTGATGAGTACCTGTTTGATGACGACCCGCTGCTTACTGCCGAAAAGCGGCAAAAGCTGGAGAATCGGGGGGGTAGTGGCATCCTGAAGCTCAAGGATGTCGGCAATATGTTTAAAGCCAGTCGGCACATTATCCTCGGGAAAAATATTCCGAATTATCCCATAAACCAGTAA
- a CDS encoding sensor histidine kinase, with protein sequence MDFLDRRVKIPLSNRTIPVKYALVHTAYWILITGFFLYEKRYLIYKAGLPFFAACVSIRVVLLIGIAYLNLHYLLPRYLLTGRYVRYFSLVFLSILGYLFVQTLYDYFLYGFIIAPTLNRNWYETLSYNFFSTLWYLGLMVPLKLSIDWYEQQRMMQKIAVEKLQAEVNFLRSQVNPHFLFNILNNLYALTLKKSDLAPDMVLKLSEMMEYMLYDSDDARVPLEKEIGYLQNYIELEKIRCGDHSEIALQINGNPNGQEIAPLLLLPLVENAFKHGVGKQAEKSWLHGTLTLNSTAMEMTVENNKPTAQPKQQKGGIGLTNLRKRLELLYPGRYTLQTEDRLDTYKAALYISFAD encoded by the coding sequence ATGGACTTTCTGGATAGACGCGTAAAAATTCCGCTCTCCAACCGAACTATCCCAGTCAAGTACGCGCTGGTGCATACGGCCTATTGGATACTGATAACCGGTTTTTTTCTCTATGAGAAGCGATACCTGATTTATAAGGCCGGTTTGCCTTTTTTTGCGGCCTGTGTGAGTATTCGAGTTGTTCTGCTGATTGGCATTGCTTACCTCAATCTACACTACCTGTTACCCCGCTATTTGCTAACCGGGCGTTATGTCCGCTATTTCTCATTGGTATTCCTGTCAATCCTGGGCTATCTGTTCGTACAGACTCTTTATGATTATTTTTTATACGGATTCATCATCGCTCCAACTCTAAACCGGAATTGGTACGAAACGTTATCCTACAATTTCTTTAGCACCTTGTGGTACCTGGGCCTGATGGTTCCCCTGAAACTGAGCATCGACTGGTATGAGCAGCAGCGTATGATGCAGAAGATTGCGGTTGAAAAATTACAGGCTGAGGTGAATTTCCTGCGGTCGCAGGTGAACCCGCACTTTCTGTTCAATATCCTCAACAACCTCTATGCGCTGACCCTTAAGAAGTCCGATCTTGCCCCGGATATGGTCTTGAAGCTATCCGAAATGATGGAGTATATGCTCTATGACAGCGATGATGCACGGGTGCCGCTCGAAAAGGAAATTGGCTATTTACAGAACTACATTGAACTGGAGAAAATCCGCTGTGGTGATCATTCCGAGATTGCCCTTCAAATCAACGGTAATCCGAACGGGCAGGAAATCGCTCCACTTTTGTTGCTGCCGCTGGTCGAAAATGCGTTTAAGCACGGCGTGGGCAAACAGGCCGAAAAATCCTGGCTTCATGGCACACTGACTCTGAATTCAACAGCGATGGAAATGACGGTTGAAAACAACAAACCAACCGCACAGCCTAAGCAACAGAAAGGTGGTATTGGTCTGACCAATCTTCGGAAACGACTGGAACTGCTCTATCCAGGACGCTATACGCTTCAAACAGAAGACAGGCTGGATACCTACAAAGCGGCTTTATATATCTCATTTGCTGACTGA
- a CDS encoding Kelch repeat-containing protein, which yields MDSLFRYLLISFLLARLINSEQLSKYTDGLAPISKPDYKWTKKLEEGPWKKSYNFQMFSHRDTLWVFHPDGNWFSVDGRNWKKSTLPNAISNLAFLDYVQFNDTILGLGHFTGNIERYTFRPEIYQTQDLRHWNRIAGESNLPRRFFYHPFVFQHKIWLIGGENSQTQFADIWNSPDGVHWKNVKDNLPFGKRSGSQIVTLQNKLYLLNNDVWSSNDGVNWKLETPEIVKGTQIFGYAAVVLDGQIWLLGCNRNGQFSSQVLVSSDGRTWREQNAPWSPRGGIAACVHRGRIYMTGGKYGGQDISQPDFVYSNDVWTLERK from the coding sequence ATGGATAGTCTATTTCGTTATCTATTGATTTCCTTCCTACTAGCGCGGTTGATCAATTCCGAACAGTTGAGCAAGTACACAGATGGACTTGCCCCGATTAGCAAGCCTGACTACAAATGGACAAAAAAGCTGGAGGAGGGCCCCTGGAAAAAGAGCTATAATTTCCAGATGTTCAGTCATCGGGATACGCTTTGGGTTTTCCATCCCGATGGCAACTGGTTCTCGGTTGATGGCAGAAACTGGAAAAAATCGACATTGCCCAATGCCATTTCCAACCTGGCATTTCTGGATTACGTCCAGTTCAACGACACGATTCTTGGGCTTGGCCATTTTACGGGGAATATCGAACGATATACGTTTAGGCCCGAAATTTACCAGACTCAGGATCTGAGGCACTGGAATCGCATCGCCGGAGAAAGCAATCTGCCCAGGCGATTTTTCTATCACCCCTTTGTTTTTCAGCATAAGATCTGGCTGATCGGCGGAGAAAACAGCCAGACCCAATTCGCCGATATCTGGAATTCGCCGGATGGTGTCCATTGGAAGAACGTAAAAGACAATCTACCGTTTGGTAAGCGAAGTGGTAGCCAGATCGTAACCTTACAGAATAAATTATACCTCCTCAATAACGACGTCTGGTCGTCGAACGATGGCGTAAACTGGAAGCTGGAAACGCCCGAAATTGTCAAGGGCACACAAATTTTCGGCTATGCGGCCGTGGTGCTGGATGGGCAGATCTGGCTATTGGGCTGTAACCGAAATGGGCAATTCAGCAGTCAGGTTTTAGTCAGTTCGGATGGGCGCACCTGGCGCGAACAAAACGCACCCTGGTCACCGCGCGGAGGGATTGCGGCCTGTGTGCATCGAGGGAGAATCTACATGACGGGCGGAAAATATGGTGGGCAGGATATCAGCCAGCCTGACTTCGTTTACAGCAACGATGTGTGGACGCTGGAACGGAAATGA
- a CDS encoding copper resistance protein NlpE N-terminal domain-containing protein, translated as MNFAKISMLVLLASWFVQASRTSPEPAIFVASSPCDMIPRTMLSIPASADCEFIKWNVALQRDPRNQAPTVYKIRYTYGMTQPNTTGFQNGGISLEKEGKWAILKDAQNREIYRLNPDTPETAISFVNLEGNGSGSRLLHLLDQQGKLMIGHEGWSYTLNRK; from the coding sequence ATGAATTTCGCCAAAATCAGTATGCTTGTCCTGCTGGCTAGCTGGTTTGTCCAGGCCAGTCGAACATCGCCCGAACCAGCCATTTTTGTGGCCAGCAGCCCCTGCGACATGATTCCGAGAACGATGCTGTCGATTCCAGCCAGTGCAGATTGTGAGTTTATAAAATGGAACGTAGCCCTTCAGCGGGACCCTCGAAATCAAGCGCCTACGGTCTATAAAATTCGGTATACCTATGGCATGACGCAACCGAATACAACCGGCTTCCAAAATGGTGGAATCAGCCTGGAGAAGGAAGGGAAATGGGCGATTCTGAAAGATGCCCAAAACAGGGAGATTTATCGATTAAATCCGGATACACCCGAAACGGCCATCTCTTTTGTCAATCTGGAAGGTAATGGCTCGGGGAGTCGGCTGCTCCACTTATTGGATCAGCAGGGCAAACTAATGATTGGTCATGAGGGCTGGAGTTATACCCTGAATAGAAAATAA
- a CDS encoding copper resistance protein NlpE N-terminal domain-containing protein, which yields MRTLSVFLIGLLFSANLVNAQEARLTNVPSKKTSRSPVASGPAVVGVFGGRFPCSEIAKDWKISVSPECWKVKWGLTLYQDPTTHEPTTYRLLGTLNRSAAREGKWAIVHGTKTDPNAIVYQLDSDKPEVSIYLLKGDDNVLFILDQERRFRVGDENLSYTLNRVVN from the coding sequence ATGAGAACCCTATCCGTCTTCCTGATCGGCCTGCTTTTCTCTGCCAATCTGGTCAACGCGCAGGAAGCCCGCCTGACGAATGTTCCCTCGAAAAAAACCTCCCGCTCACCCGTTGCCAGTGGACCGGCAGTGGTTGGTGTTTTTGGCGGCAGGTTCCCTTGTTCCGAAATCGCCAAAGACTGGAAGATTTCTGTTAGCCCGGAGTGCTGGAAAGTGAAGTGGGGACTAACGCTCTATCAGGACCCGACTACTCATGAGCCAACGACTTATCGTCTATTGGGAACGTTGAACCGCTCGGCGGCTCGGGAAGGAAAATGGGCAATCGTACACGGTACAAAAACTGATCCAAACGCTATTGTTTATCAATTGGATTCCGACAAACCTGAGGTTTCCATTTATTTGCTGAAAGGCGATGATAACGTGTTGTTTATTCTGGACCAGGAACGCCGATTTAGGGTTGGCGACGAGAATTTGAGTTACACCCTGAACCGGGTTGTCAATTAA
- a CDS encoding LytR/AlgR family response regulator transcription factor, translating to MMLNCVVVDDEALAREVLEGYLGRFDFTGSVHQFGNAREALLYLENHEADVLFLDIEMPGMNGIDFLKTLPRPPITVFTTAYRDYAFEGFELGVIDFLLKPISYPRFIQAIEKIRDFLALKEQNANLENGPAETRPESIFVKSGLQRIKLNFNDVIYIQGLKDYAIIYTTTSKIVIKGSIKAMHEIFPQSQFMRVHKSFIAAVSRISRIERNRLIVNGNQIPIGRNYKEEVEKTLFDRRQ from the coding sequence ATGATGCTAAACTGTGTAGTCGTCGATGACGAGGCACTAGCCCGTGAAGTGCTGGAAGGCTATCTGGGTCGATTCGATTTTACCGGGTCCGTGCACCAATTCGGCAATGCTCGTGAAGCCCTTTTGTATCTGGAAAATCATGAAGCCGATGTGTTGTTTCTGGACATCGAAATGCCCGGTATGAACGGTATTGATTTTCTGAAAACGCTGCCTCGTCCACCCATTACGGTTTTTACCACCGCTTACCGCGACTATGCATTCGAGGGCTTTGAACTGGGCGTTATCGATTTTTTGTTAAAACCCATTTCCTATCCTCGATTCATACAGGCAATCGAGAAAATCCGCGACTTTTTAGCTCTGAAAGAACAAAACGCCAATCTGGAAAACGGCCCGGCCGAAACTCGCCCCGAGTCAATCTTTGTAAAAAGTGGCCTACAGCGTATCAAGCTGAATTTTAATGATGTAATCTATATCCAGGGACTTAAGGATTACGCTATTATCTATACGACTACCAGTAAAATTGTCATAAAAGGCTCTATCAAAGCCATGCACGAGATTTTTCCTCAAAGCCAGTTCATGCGGGTACACAAGTCGTTCATTGCGGCTGTGTCGAGAATCAGTCGAATTGAGCGCAACCGGCTGATCGTGAATGGGAACCAGATCCCAATCGGGCGTAATTATAAAGAAGAGGTTGAGAAAACTCTGTTTGACCGCCGACAGTAA